Within Ipomoea triloba cultivar NCNSP0323 chromosome 9, ASM357664v1, the genomic segment TTattcctaattatatatatatggtctgGTTCAGGTGCGAACTGCCCTTCCCGTACAAACGTGCTAACTAAAGAAATGCATCGCAATTTTTACATGAATACACGACACTACTCCAGAATGCATGGAGCGATGCACTATATCTTCTCCATGAATGCACCACATAGTGttcggaaatgcacaattaggggtAGGGAAGTTATGAGggtatttttgtgcattttcattgttgtgcattttcctaacactagtggtgtatacCGCACTGATCGCACGGGAAGACGTGACCACATTTGagcagatttatatatatatatatatatatatatatatatatatatatatatatatatatatatatatatataNNNNNNNNNNNNNNNNNNNNNNNNNNNNNNNNNNNNNNNNNNNNNNNNNNNNNNNNNNNNNNNNNNNNNNNNNNNNNNNNNNNNNatatatatatatatatatatatatatatatatatatatatatatatatatatatatatatatataaggaaaaccacgcaccttaagaagtaaaagaacgcacctaaagctttagatcgacgaatcttaagtttcaacaaaaacacaccttaagttttcaCTGAAgaactgacacaccttaagcaaaGAAACAACacacctaaagaaggaaaatcacacaccttagaACTCCTGAGTATTCCCAAATAGTTACTAAGATTGAAGATATGTCAAAGGTTCTTTATGCTAGTGCAGTTGGCTACTTAATTAATGTATGCAATGGTTTGTACTCAACTTGATTTGGCTCATGCTGTTAGCCAAGTTATTAAGTACATGTCTAAACTTGGGGTGCAACATTGTGAAGCAGTTAAGTAGATTCTCTGGTACTTAAGGGCATCGTATTATATTTGGGAGTCAACAAAGCGAGCTTGTACTCATGGGATATGTCGATTGATTATGCTAGTAACATGGATAACAAACGTTCTACATCGGACTTTGTGGATTTCTACAAAGAGGGTTTGTCTACAACTGAAAGTCTGAAGCAGAATATATGGTTGTCATTGAAGTAGCTAAAGAGGCTTTGTGGCTTTCAGGTTTGATTAAAAAGAATTGGGCATTGAGTAACGTGGAATTCAATTACACTGTGATAGTCAGAGTGTCATCATTTTTGCTAAAAATCAAGTATATCATGTTTGGACAAGTATATTGATGTAAGATTCCATAAGGTTAGGAAGTTGGTTGCTTTTGGTGAGATTTTGTTGCAAAAAATTCATACTAGTGAGAATACAACAGACATGTTAACAAAGGCAGTTACTAGTGACAAGTTCAAACATTATTTGGACTTATTGGGTGTATTCAAATGTTAGATGGGCATTGTTGTCCCGACCCATGGATATATGTGAGATGTCTTTTCTGCTAAAGGCATATTCGCCAAGGTAGAGATTCGTTGAGTTTGTCTCATAAGGAATATGAATTTATCTCTTATAAGGAATATAAGTGAGTGGAATTGGTTATATCCCTAGGGAGTCATTATTCTAAGGATCATGGTTCACATAGTTGTGTAGACGATAGAccacaaataaaaattacattattgtgtatataaaatatattatttgaaagtacattattttgtatactatcaaataatgtacatttagtatacaaataatatacttttagtatattaaaaatgtatcttgtATATATTCATGGTCACAGAAGAATTTGTCATCTCTAGGTGTTGTATcaccatcacaattaataaaataatagtttcacTCACGTAGACGTAGGTACATTGACGAACCAAGCATGtaaatcttatcttctttaatttctgttattattattacttcttGTTATTGTTAATCTCAATACCAAACTTTCTTATAAGAATAGAAGTGACTTTGTAATATCTACGAATTTTTTCCCACATAAGTAACCTCAATTTATTTGCTCGATTGATCCACAACGAGACTTTCACAATAGTTTATTTAGCAGTAGCAACAAAATCTGAAAACAATACATAATTTCCATTTCATTTCCAACAATGAAAATTTTCTAGAAATCAAAGCCTTGCACAAAGATTCCCAAGGACATACTATTATTGATCATGACTGATAACATCCACGTGATCTAAGTGACCCCATAACCTCCATTATTCAGCTTCACCCCAGATTCTCTATGTACTATATATCAAATGAAACACAAGAGAGCATGACTCAGATAAAAGCTTGAGATGAACTCATAATCACACCATTATTTCTTATCTCAATACAATTCACTCTTAAATGTTAACATAAACATTTATATTAGTCCTAGTCAGCAAACTTATATTAAATTTGGACAACCATAACCAAGTTAATCAGGTAGTGACTTtgtaaaaacaaaattacaagtGGTGTTTACCTCCCTGTGATCATTTGCCTGCTAGGGTGCACACTGTGTGTTTCAGTGTTTCCCTTgtcactccaaaaaaaaaaaaaaaaaaaaaaaaaaaNaaaaaaaaaaaaaaaaaaaaaaaaaaaacttacattaAATTGTGATTACTCAAAACCATGAATGGtgataaatttgaaattgtaccCTCCACAGATGTCAACCATTAGGCGACCTAatatatgctaatctatatgtATAGCTACTTTATTTGAGTGTAACAATAAGGTTGGACTTATTACCACTGGTAATCTAACATTTTGACTCTTAAATATAAGAAAGGGAATGCTTCAAAACTGGAAGGagaaaatttttaagttttacaCATGACAGTTAAAAGTTTTAATGTGAAGTGACAGAATAGCCATTTATGGTGGGGGCAAGGCTCTTGCCTAGTTGCCTTTCCCTTTTTACATTTGTTTTCTAAACAATGATTTCAACATCAGCTTGTTTGTTCTTTGCACAAACAAGAATTGTGAAGTGACAGGAAAATGTTCAAATGTCTCATGGTAGCCATATTGGTACTAAAGGATTCAAATGCCACAGAATAAATCTTTGGGTTGCATTGCATAGAAGATGACTAGTGAAGATAATATAGATAGAAATTTGGGGTATTTCCCATTTTTCCCCTTAGCTTAAATGTGCatattctccatttttcttctcacatttttataattttatttttccttctcagTAAGAAAATGATGGGAGAAGAGGTAATGAGGACAGTGGAATTCCTGAGAGGGAGATTGCTTGCAGAGAGAGTTGCTTCAAGAAAAGCAAAAGAAGCAGCTCAACTTATGGGAAACAAGGTCCCTTTTCTAGTTCTCCTTCAAATCtggattttctttttcttgattaGATTGTTATAATTGTCTGTTTTAAGCAAATTATTAGACTTTGTTGGGTAAATGAACAGTTGGTATACCTGGAGACAAAGTTGAAAGAAGAGACTAAATCAAGAAATAAAGCTGAAAAGAGGCTTAAGTTCCTAAAGAAGAAGCTGGAGTGCATGAATGTATCATATGTCTCAGATGAATCAGAAAATTCAAGCTATGAGGTTTCATCTATCCCTTCTACAAGTACACCTTATTCAAGCACCAAAGACTCAGCAAATTGCTGTCAAGAAATGGAGAAAGTGAAAACAGGGAATGATTCCTCTGAATCTTTATCCGGGAAATGCGAAACCAAAGAGGCAGGTGATGCAATTGAGGAGGAGAACATGATGAGTTCTTTAGGCAAAGCCAATCTTGTGGAATCAAGTAAGCTTGAATTCAATGGAAACCATGATCTCTCAATGGCAAATGGAAATAGGTATGTAAATCTGCAAAGCCTATACACATCAGTCATTAAACTTATTCAAATTATAGGGTAGAGTTAATTCGAAAAATGATATATTGATTATTGACATTTACCAACTTTtatcctcgactttcaatttgactATATGTGGTcctttaattattgattttgttcatGATTTGGTGCTCcaattaaatatcaatttagtaacCGTTAAATTGAACGATAAGAATGGAAAACTTAGCTTGTTCTGAGATGAGCAATTTGTACCTTACTAGTGATAAGTCTCTATCCCAAATTTTTGGattacattttttgtttctACACCCTAAATATGCAAATATGGAGAGGAATTCTGCTAGCTAAGTTTTATATTCTTGCCCttaaacttaacacatattaAACGAATATTTAACCAGATGACTAAATCCGGAACAAATGAATAGTCAAGTGACTAattatggtcaaattgaaagtcggGGATAAAATTTAGTAAATGTCAATATTAAAGGAATCATtcctgaaattaactcttacaCGTAGTACTACTACAAGGTTTTATCAGCTAACATTTTATGCTGCACTATTGCATCTTATAGCAGGAGAAGTTCACAGGAAGGGAAAGAAATGGATGCAGAAAACAATTTGGTTAGAGAAGAGAATGTGGATGACTCATTGGCTATAGTACCAGTGGAAATGCTTAAGATAAAACAGACCATTGATCCAGATGTTCTAGATGAAACAGTAAGAGAGGTTCTTGGTTCTCTGAGGCATGCCAAAGAGAAGCTTCAAAATCAGATGGATCGGAGAAGGTTAAAGCAATGTCTGTTGCCTGATCTACCATTTCCCAATCCATAAAGAAACAGGGCTATAGGGTAAGTACTAAGTAGGCTTTGCACATTTGCAGCACCTTATAGTCAACAAACACTTATGTAAGTGGGAATTCTAGTTAAGAGTGCTGCACTGTTAAGATTAAGTTAAGGAAATGTTTAACTGCAAGGTCCAagttctttctttaatttttccagtAACTTGCATAAGCAAAACATGCCACATAAGGTGGAAACACTAAACAGAAGCAAGCTTAAGCACTATGAATTGGGATTGTTGAGATAAACCAGAACAAGAATCGAAAAAATGatagaaaataatgaaaataagatTTACTgggtttaatagtacttttaatataatttttaaatatataaattttatatattaatactaaacttaatattataaaaaaattgtacttaatactcaatatagtcctcgactatagtggttttactcgaATTAGTCTGAAGTGACTTTTTGTGTGCTTAATTTAGTTATtgacttttatagttttatGCAATTTAGTCTTCTTAGAAATTTCGTGTGTTGGCCATTCGTAGCACGGTTCTTcatcaattaaagaaaaaattgtcAATTTGGCCCACTGACTATAGAGGTCCTGTTAATTGccgtccacgactttcaaaagtgttaattggataccttaactattcaacttttatcaattttggtcactccggccaaattgacggccaaatgtcgccggaatcTCTTAACTACTCACTTAAGGCTTAATCTTAGGGGTAAAATAGTCTTTTTCAATAGTCTTGCCGAAAATGTAACCTAGAATCACCTCTTGGCACCGGAAACTATTTCCGTTCATCTTCCTCGACGATTCCGTTCTCGCAGAAATGAATATGCTCCGCTAGTAGGTCCACCGTGTCCAATTCAAACGGGAGAATGTTTGCTCCGTCTTCTTTTTTCTACTCCCTGCGTGTCGGCGACGGCGGCTGCTGCTAGGAATATCTCTGAGAAGTTTGGACAGAAACTGGTTGCGATTGTGAATCTTCTAGAGCATACAAATCTCTCAATTCTGCGTTCTAGCCGGCGACCAATGGCAGCATCGCCCCACTTTTAGAGTCGGATTTGCTAATGGAGTTGCCGGCGATGAACACTTCATCGCCTTCTTCAGGAGCAACAATGGCGACACTCCGATTGAACAACCAACCGACCTTCTACTCTGTCGCATTTTTCGGTCATCAGGAGAAGAACGATGACGACAATCGACGAGTCTCCTACCTCTGCCCACATCGCCGGCTGTTTGTATTTCTGAAACTGCCGACCGGGTCTAGGTTTGGTTAAGCAAAATAGAATTTGCCCCTCTAATTAAGCATTAATTGCATAGTTAAGAgattccggcgacatttggccgccAATTTAGCCGGagtgatcaaaattgataaaaattgaatagtcgtgatataacacttttgaaagtcgtggactgcaattaatagGACCCTATGCTCGACACCTGCAAACAGTTGAAGTATTGCTCAGCTGCCAATTGTACGTTATTCATTTGCAATACTTGAAATATTGTTTCGGCAAAGTtataattcattcattcaacACAAATGAAGGGGAATTTCTAGTGCTACAGAATAGTAATTTCCAAGAAAACATAGACCTTAATAGTTAATACCTCTATTTTTTAATCTTCATACATGACTGATGACAGGCAACAAAATGAAGTCCTTGCAAAATGCAACTTTATCATTTAAAGTTATTAGAACCAATATATTAGATGGGCACATGAGGGGTGGGATAATCATACATTCTTTCGATTAAGCAATAGGAACAAaaacctataataataataataataataataataataataacaacaacaacaacaacaacaacaacaacaacaacaacaacaacaacaacaacaacaacaacaacaactataTTTGTTCAGGAAGTAATATGCACATGCAGCATAAAGCACATTGCACAGAGACTTCCTGAGTGGGTTTCATCATTCTTTCATAACAAGGAGGAAATCACCCATATTTTGAGAATTTATACTGAGGTTAGGTGTTTGAAATGAAAATGTGAATTAGTTACTATAAATCAGCTAATGCACCAAAGGGTCTCTTTGAAAAGCAGAAAAATTACttatgcaaaatattttatgaaaaatgagtcagaataattattattgtattaaaatttgAACCCTTTACAATGTGACCCCATGggatatttatacaagaataatgaGCCTTTGAAAGGAAAGCAAGAAAACTTAACAAATTAGAGTTTAGGAAGGTTGCCTAAATTGCCAAAACCGTCATAATTGCTGCCTAATACAGAATATGAAAGTCTCTTGCCAAATATGGAAAAGATCTTCAGGGAATCTCGCTTCACCGCCTCTAAGTGATGCACCCGATTGGGCACCGCAACCAGACTGCCTACGTCAGGCGGACTGGCGGAATACCAGACCTGACCCATCAACTGGTAAAGGCAGTCGATTTATGGGCTCCTGATACCGGGGGCCCTCCAGACTGGGTACCCTTACTCAGGGTATCCATcactagtccctcactttcctaAGTTCTAGCCGAGTGATGACTCGGGAAGTAAACCACTCGGGTGCTTAACCTTGACGTTCGAGTACTACTCGCCACCTTCCTACTTTTCAATCTTGCAATATAGCTAAGTGTAAGTCTGCAACAAGTCAGGTCGCGATGCAATGACCATGATCTCCTACCTTCCTCGACTGGTTTCGTTTTTCCTGATTGGTTTCGTGAAGGTCGCTATCAATGAAGCATATTCAATAAGCCTCCTCACTTCCCACCGGTTACACTTTCAAAAATTAACGGCGCAAACCCTAGAGTAACCGTCACGTCATATGTCACCATATAGGTAGCTAGcctcccctataaataccctaaaTGGTTTCACTTCCCCATTTGACTTTTCACTCTTCTTCTCCAGCGATCTTCCCTCATTCTCTACTTTTTCGGTTGTCCCTTCTGTTTCGGTTCATCCTTCCGCCACTCTCTGACCAGTCCTCCAGCCAACCACCACCTCTCCACCCTTCTATAGGTCAGCCTTTCTTTCTTTCCCTCTATTTTTGAAAGATATCTTCGTCACAAACCCCTTCTtctcccccacccccaccccacccccttTCGTCAAGGCATTACTGTCAATTCTACAACCACCACTTCTTGACCAGCGATCACCTCCCAAGCCACCTTTGTTGCCCCTATCTAAATCCAAATCAATAGGGAGATAGGTCGCTTTGAGGACCTGGATTAGTCGGTGGGCCGTCACTCTACCATTTCTACCGTCGATTACAATCATGCCCACCGCCTACTTGGCTCGGCCGCCGAGACCCAAGAAACCGGTCAGCGATTGATTACCTACCCCAAGAGGGCAGTTTTGTGGGTACCCACTAGGGGTGGCGTTTCAGGATTCGGTTCAGTTTTTTTCGATTTCAGTATTTCGGTATTAGAAAAAGTGATatcattcggtttaacattataGTTCAGTTCAGTTTGAAAAAGTTCGATTTTGGTTTGGTATTAGGTTCGGTTTAAGAATCCCCATTTTcaacattttctaatttttcaaatacaCTACCAAACAATACGTACATATTCACATAGTCTAAATCCAAAGTCACATCTGATTCGGGGGATTCCGGAGAAGGAGGTGTTGTGGCCCCGAACTTCCACATTAAACGACGAAGTGCCATCTTTATCCGAATGAAGAAAGGAACCTACCAGTCCCTCTGCCATATATTGCAGAAAGACGAGACCTTAacattatattacaaaatagCAATCCAAACGTCAATCATACTACCAAGTAATATAAGTGACCTAGTTAGATATctatatttcttctttttcctttacaTGTTAAGTGTTTGCCGACCTAATTTTGTAATAGATACATGAGATTGCtctttgttttctatttgtGATTATACTTATCTGTCTAGGTTTAGTAGTCGTTTTAAGCAAAATAGTTTAttcatttggttgaggt encodes:
- the LOC116028294 gene encoding uncharacterized protein LOC116028294 isoform X2; translated protein: MTSEDNIDRNLGKKMMGEEVMRTVEFLRGRLLAERVASRKAKEAAQLMGNKLVYLETKLKEETKSRNKAEKRLKFLKKKLECMNVSYVSDESENSSYEVSSIPSTSTPYSSTKDSANCCQEMEKVKTGNDSSESLSGKCETKEAGDAIEEENMMSSLGKANLVESSKLEFNGNHDLSMANGNRRSSQEGKEMDAENNLVREENVDDSLAIVPVEMLKIKQTIDPDVLDETVREVLGSLRHAKEKLQNQMDRRRLKQCLLPDLPFPNP
- the LOC116028294 gene encoding uncharacterized protein LOC116028294 isoform X1 — translated: MTSEDNIDRNLGKKMMGEEVMRTVEFLRGRLLAERVASRKAKEAAQLMGNKLVYLETKLKEETKSRNKAEKRLKFLKKKLECMNVSYVSDESENSSYEVSSIPSTSTPYSSTKDSANCCQEMEKVKTGNDSSESLSGKCETKEAGDAIEEENMMSSLGKANLVESSKLEFNGNHDLSMANGNSRRSSQEGKEMDAENNLVREENVDDSLAIVPVEMLKIKQTIDPDVLDETVREVLGSLRHAKEKLQNQMDRRRLKQCLLPDLPFPNP